One genomic window of Sodaliphilus pleomorphus includes the following:
- a CDS encoding DUF6633 family protein, producing MKAVSPRAQLVVSKNRLDCIVGDYPTLNNIAAAYGRTAPIQWLIAQLVNLSEFCGVKDKLTGDQVEELSWLIAGEYSYYKVSQFLVFFHNFKMGKYGKFYGAVDPLVITTALKEFDKERIRAISQWEEEQERIRREEDRKSAIKFDEYLKLVGLPQSKKKTEMSESVFGEAKSIILNLFQTSKDVLEKFRNSFKKNYGVTPEEYVEHYNSKSNEETSNS from the coding sequence ATGAAAGCTGTATCGCCAAGAGCGCAGCTTGTCGTATCGAAAAATAGGCTTGACTGTATTGTTGGTGACTATCCTACACTCAACAATATCGCAGCCGCATATGGGCGCACAGCACCGATTCAGTGGCTTATTGCGCAACTTGTGAACCTATCCGAATTCTGCGGAGTGAAAGACAAACTGACTGGGGACCAAGTTGAGGAATTGTCATGGCTGATAGCAGGCGAATATTCCTACTACAAGGTAAGCCAATTTTTGGTATTCTTCCACAACTTCAAGATGGGCAAGTACGGCAAGTTCTATGGTGCAGTCGACCCACTGGTTATAACTACTGCCTTGAAGGAATTTGACAAGGAGCGTATTCGCGCCATTAGCCAATGGGAAGAGGAGCAGGAGCGCATAAGAAGAGAGGAAGACAGAAAGAGCGCAATCAAGTTTGACGAATATCTCAAACTTGTCGGATTGCCGCAGTCGAAGAAAAAGACAGAAATGAGCGAGTCGGTTTTTGGCGAAGCTAAGTCTATTATCCTCAACCTGTTCCAAACAAGCAAGGACGTGTTAGAGAAATTCCGTAATTCGTTTAAGAAGAATTACGGGGTCACTCCTGAAGAATATGTTGAACACTATAATTCAAAGAGCAATGAAGAAACAAGCAATTCTTGA
- a CDS encoding DUF6291 domain-containing protein produces MERESFVIYKSFYEAIKELPDDIRLLLHDAIMEYGLYGIEPVDLPPIPRSIFTLIKPQLDANNRKYENGKKGGRPRKAEVNQEQVSVEPTETQNDSSGKPKKNQTETKPKPNNNQEETKPEPNVNVNENVNENVEKNKSNKLDLQKKKTKEKETLERRKKFYDSLIPYVAQYGKDMIRQFYDYWSEMNKSKTKMRWEGQPTWELARRLEYWSRNDKSYKSQRNGTNDRTNAGKRKEAERDERATDALSRIMRLRAQDEADGFVEIRDD; encoded by the coding sequence ACGATGCTATCATGGAGTATGGTCTATATGGCATTGAACCTGTTGACTTGCCGCCCATACCTCGTAGCATTTTTACTTTGATTAAGCCACAGCTTGATGCCAATAATCGTAAGTACGAGAACGGCAAAAAAGGCGGTCGTCCACGCAAAGCAGAAGTTAACCAAGAGCAAGTTTCTGTCGAACCAACCGAGACCCAAAATGATAGCAGTGGCAAACCTAAAAAAAACCAAACCGAAACCAAACCGAAACCAAACAATAACCAAGAAGAAACCAAACCCGAACCCAATGTAAATGTAAATGAGAATGTAAATGAGAATGTAGAAAAAAATAAATCTAACAAGTTAGATTTACAAAAAAAGAAAACCAAAGAGAAGGAAACTCTTGAACGGAGAAAAAAGTTCTACGATTCGCTAATTCCGTATGTTGCCCAGTACGGTAAAGACATGATTAGGCAGTTCTATGACTACTGGTCTGAAATGAATAAGTCTAAGACAAAAATGCGTTGGGAGGGTCAGCCGACATGGGAATTGGCCCGCAGGTTAGAGTATTGGTCACGAAATGACAAATCATATAAATCACAAAGAAATGGAACAAACGATAGGACAAACGCTGGTAAGCGCAAAGAAGCAGAGCGAGATGAGCGTGCAACGGACGCCCTCTCGAGAATTATGCGTCTACGAGCGCAAGACGAAGCAGATGGTTTTGTCGAGATACGGGACGATTGA